One Onthophagus taurus isolate NC chromosome 11, IU_Otau_3.0, whole genome shotgun sequence genomic window carries:
- the LOC139431731 gene encoding uncharacterized protein translates to MDFVDDACVALLAVRHLRKKRRQRRYSVHPINRNRFTNGQFHTLHITLRENEDKFFAYYRMTPSTFDTLCNNVKNTVSKKNWNIMQRITVQERVAITLRFLATGNSFRSLAFEYRVGVSTVSNIIRETCCAVWNTMVNEFLAEPTEEQWKKISDDFFRNSNFPNCIGALDGKHIRIVKPPHSASLYYNYKHFFSIVLLGLVDSNYCFTAIDVGAYGKSGDSNVFKNSSLFKRIQSNTLNIPEDNIILQTKIKTPMVIVADDAFGCSKHVLRGYSRKNLSVRKRIFNYRLSRARRYVECAFGILANKWRIFHTAINLDPDFVTDVVKAACILHNFVIRKDNHGSHNNDEVQDFQFDNIEPIATGGGSNIALATREKFADYFVSSVGALSWQYDYI, encoded by the exons ATGGATTTCGTTGATGATGCTTGTGTAGCATTACTAGCTGTCAGACatttaagaaagaaaagaagacAGAGGAGATATTCTGTTCATCCAATAAATAGAAATAGATTTACTAACGGACAGTTTCACACGTTACATATAACATTACGCGAGAATGAAGATAAGTTCTTTGCTTATTACCGTATGACACCTAGTacatttgatacattatgcaataatgttaaaaatacggtctcaaagaaaaattggaatattATGCAAAGAATAACTGTTCAAGAAAGGGTAGCAATAACACTCAG ATTCTTAGCAACGGGCAATTCCTTCAGATCATTGGCATTTGAGTATCGTGTTGGTGTATCAACTGTGTCCAATATTATTCGAGAAACATGTTGTGCTGTATGGAATACTATGGTGAACGAGTTTTTAGCGGAACCCACAGAAGAACAGTGGAAAAAAATTTCAGACGATTTCTTCCGGAATAGCAATTTTCCAAATTGTATTGGAGCTCTCGATGGTAAACATATCAGAATTGTTAAACCACCACATAGTGCTTCTTTATACTacaattataaacattttttctctaTTGTGTTACTTGGTTTGGTAGATAGCAATTACTGCTTTACGGCCATTGATGTAGGTGCATATGGAAAAAGTGGAGATAGtaatgtattcaaaaattcttcGTTGTTTAAGAGAATACAAAGCAACACGTTAAACATTCCGGAAGATAACATTATACtccaaacaaaaataaaaacaccaATGGTGATTGTAGCAGATGATGCCTTCGGTTGTAGTAAACATGTTTTAAGAGGTTATAGCAGAAAAAATTTGAGCGTCAGAAAGAGAATATTCAATTACCGACTTTCGAGAGCAAGGCGTTATGTTGAATGTGCCTTTGGAATCCTTGCTAATAAGTGGAGAATTTTCCATACTGCAATAAATTTAGATCCCGACTTTGTTACAGATGTTGTTAAGGCAGCTTGTATACtacataattttgtaataagaaAAGATAATCATGGGTCGCACAACAATGACGAGGTACAAGATTTTCAATTCGATAATATTGAGCCTATTGCGACTGGAGGTGGTTCAAATATTGCATTAGCTACGAGGGAAAAATTTGCCGACTATTTTGTGTCCTCTGTAGGTGCACTTTCTTGGCAATAtgattacatttaa